One window of Bacillus sp. THAF10 genomic DNA carries:
- a CDS encoding N-acetyltransferase, whose product MTGHIVSTPSRDTIEEVAAFIATLNKTSSHHIGYCGKNKQELAFMLKSELEVPYEQSFLLAYDKDTLIGVIGFDADLQQHSAEILGPFVAEPHSDFASELYFELEKYLPEQIHAVSLFPDRSNTTVTALAEKASFSKKSEQAILTKQKSESTVSYCLEELPSYLHTEFTRLHDLAFPHTYYSGEEIIQRINENRKVFVVEENKKLAGYIYVEIEPNFGEASIEFFAVDAIHQGKGIGAQLLLGAVNWIFSFDSILSLQLCVEATNEKALRIYERVGFHVDHQLHYYVKKLEIIK is encoded by the coding sequence ATGACAGGACATATTGTAAGTACACCATCGAGAGATACGATAGAGGAAGTGGCCGCCTTTATTGCTACATTAAATAAGACAAGCTCACATCATATTGGATACTGTGGCAAAAACAAGCAGGAACTAGCGTTTATGTTGAAGTCGGAGCTTGAGGTGCCATATGAACAATCGTTTTTGCTCGCTTACGATAAAGATACCCTTATAGGAGTTATTGGCTTTGATGCCGATTTGCAGCAGCACTCAGCGGAAATTCTCGGGCCGTTTGTTGCAGAACCACATTCCGATTTTGCTAGCGAGCTTTATTTTGAATTGGAAAAGTATCTTCCAGAACAAATCCATGCTGTTTCTCTTTTTCCCGATAGAAGTAATACTACCGTCACAGCTCTTGCTGAAAAAGCTTCATTTAGTAAAAAAAGTGAACAGGCGATCTTAACGAAGCAAAAAAGCGAAAGTACTGTATCGTATTGTTTAGAGGAGCTTCCTTCTTATTTACATACTGAATTTACGAGACTTCATGACCTTGCTTTTCCTCACACATACTATAGTGGAGAAGAAATTATTCAGAGAATAAATGAGAATCGAAAAGTGTTTGTAGTAGAAGAGAATAAAAAACTAGCTGGGTACATTTATGTGGAAATCGAACCGAATTTTGGAGAAGCAAGCATTGAATTTTTCGCAGTTGACGCCATTCATCAAGGAAAAGGAATAGGAGCACAGCTTCTTTTAGGTGCAGTGAATTGGATTTTCTCGTTTGATAGCATCTTAAGTTTGCAGTTGTGTGTGGAAGCAACGAATGAAAAGGCGCTTCGAATATATGAACGGGTGGGATTTCACGTAGACCATCAACTCCATTACTATGTAAAAAAGCTGGAAATCATTAAATGA